One window of Acidimicrobiales bacterium genomic DNA carries:
- a CDS encoding class I SAM-dependent methyltransferase: HLDIAAGTGEPGLTVAKLAPRGHVVLTDLAAEMLDIATRRANAQGITNVETKVCSADDLPFDDATFDSISVRFGYMFFPDVAKATAEFARVLKPGGRLCSSVWIKPEENPWTTIAMQAIAAEAVLAPPDPDGPTMFRCAAPGYVSALYEAAGLRDVAEWNVDVELVTRSPAQYWEMISEHVSLAVAALQRVDEPARERIAKAVIAKVSTYEQDGKVRIPGVARCIVGTK, encoded by the coding sequence GCATCTCGACATTGCCGCGGGCACTGGTGAGCCGGGGCTGACCGTCGCCAAGCTCGCGCCGAGGGGACACGTCGTTCTGACCGACCTTGCGGCTGAGATGCTCGATATCGCGACGCGACGAGCGAACGCACAAGGGATCACCAATGTTGAGACCAAGGTGTGCAGCGCCGACGACCTGCCATTCGATGACGCGACATTCGACAGTATCTCGGTGCGGTTCGGATACATGTTCTTTCCCGACGTCGCCAAAGCGACCGCCGAGTTCGCGCGCGTGCTCAAGCCGGGCGGACGTCTCTGCTCGTCGGTATGGATCAAGCCCGAGGAGAACCCGTGGACGACGATCGCCATGCAGGCAATCGCAGCGGAGGCGGTGCTGGCGCCACCCGACCCGGACGGGCCGACCATGTTCCGGTGCGCTGCCCCGGGATATGTCAGTGCCCTGTACGAGGCCGCGGGGCTGCGCGACGTTGCCGAGTGGAACGTCGACGTCGAACTCGTGACGCGATCGCCAGCGCAGTATTGGGAGATGATCAGCGAGCACGTCTCGCTCGCAGTTGCGGCGCTTCAGCGGGTCGACGAACCGGCGCGGGAGCGGATCGCGAAAGCCGTCATCGCCAAGGTCAGCACCTACGAACAAGACGGCAAGGTAAGGATTCCGGGCGTGGCCCGCTGCATCGTCGGCACGAAGTAG
- a CDS encoding Ku protein, translated as MPRAIWTGSLSFGLVNVPVGLFTATEDKTVHFNQFQSGTSDRIRQKRVNERTGDEVEFADVVKGYDLGGGEYVIVTPEELESVEPGRTRTIEITDFVDLGEIDPIYFKSSYYVGPQGEQAARPYALLREAMAATNKVAIASLVLRTKEHLVAIRPTESVLTLETMYFADEIRDPVNELPNLPTGLDFTTREMNTAKLLIESMGSAWDPAVYEDEYRKRVEQLIDDKRQGTVVVTERPAAAPTPVVDLMAALQASVEAARSHRPGERVADAAGTEGTSPARRRARAAAPPPPAAPGVDGDLSTLSKAELQARAAALGVPGRSRMSRQELEAALAGVPRAPKRRKAS; from the coding sequence ATGCCCAGGGCGATCTGGACGGGGTCGCTGAGCTTCGGCCTCGTCAACGTGCCGGTCGGGCTCTTCACCGCAACCGAGGACAAGACCGTTCACTTCAACCAGTTCCAGTCGGGGACGTCCGACCGGATCCGGCAGAAGCGCGTCAACGAGCGCACCGGCGACGAGGTGGAGTTCGCAGACGTGGTGAAGGGGTACGACCTCGGTGGTGGCGAGTACGTGATCGTCACGCCCGAGGAGCTCGAGTCCGTGGAGCCGGGCCGTACCCGCACGATCGAGATCACCGACTTCGTCGACCTCGGGGAGATCGACCCGATCTACTTCAAGTCCTCGTACTACGTGGGGCCCCAGGGCGAGCAGGCGGCGCGCCCCTACGCCTTGCTGCGCGAGGCCATGGCGGCCACGAACAAGGTGGCGATCGCCTCGCTGGTCCTGCGCACGAAGGAGCACCTCGTGGCGATCAGGCCCACCGAGTCGGTGCTCACGCTCGAGACGATGTACTTCGCCGACGAGATCCGTGACCCGGTGAACGAGCTCCCGAACCTGCCCACGGGCCTCGACTTCACCACCCGCGAGATGAACACGGCCAAGCTGCTGATCGAGTCGATGGGCAGCGCCTGGGACCCGGCGGTCTACGAGGACGAGTACCGCAAGCGCGTCGAGCAGCTGATCGACGACAAGCGCCAGGGCACGGTGGTCGTCACCGAGCGCCCTGCCGCCGCCCCGACGCCGGTCGTCGATCTCATGGCGGCCCTGCAGGCGAGCGTGGAGGCCGCCCGCTCGCACCGGCCGGGAGAACGCGTGGCCGACGCCGCCGGCACCGAGGGCACGTCACCGGCCCGGCGCCGGGCCCGGGCGGCCGCCCCGCCACCACCGGCGGCGCCGGGGGTCGACGGGGACCTGTCCACCCTCAGCAAGGCCGAGCTGCAGGCCAGGGCGGCCGCCCTCGGCGTGCCCGGGCGGTCGAGGATGTCGCGTCAGGAGCTCGAGGCGGCTCTCGCCGGCGTCCCCAGGGCGCCGAAGCGGCGCAAGGCCTCGTAG